From a single Bacillus pseudomycoides DSM 12442 genomic region:
- a CDS encoding DUF3913 family protein, which produces MKIWFYEKTIQEDDLLGIWDNVPTIPRIGEKVEILKMVRTVTDIKYVKNGNNFHVEIVIH; this is translated from the coding sequence TTGAAAATTTGGTTTTACGAAAAAACGATACAAGAAGATGATTTACTTGGCATTTGGGATAATGTTCCCACCATCCCTCGAATTGGGGAAAAGGTGGAAATTTTAAAAATGGTTCGTACAGTCACAGATATTAAATATGTAAAAAACGGAAACAACTTCCACGTTGAAATTGTTATCCATTAA
- a CDS encoding CPBP family intramembrane glutamic endopeptidase, which produces MQYAFSRIRLRNFFAWMILGIVVMVLPLSFAGASENVMDVAVQISVFFVFPLLWLYLKTRKNNVIFTSFFDKPSRLNWKIIIVATAMGMIFAFGVSFIQFYILAHLVPDFLMGVLSDDSVIDMSSTYTKIFSFISACIFAPIMEEVIFRGFFLQRMTFKWGIKRAVIVSSLIFGLGHFDVVGAFVFGVVMCLLYIKTKNIWTNIAVHALNNCIATTIQLTSGEGTDDVISIAELQGQSNLWIGLVVILISLLWLAPFIRKNWRTVKEVGVPPLRFINEDKAVVSLQQNKMYSQVILTDQLMAVELPDEAVNQLRLEENDYVTVVVENEKIIITKAEH; this is translated from the coding sequence ATTCAATACGCATTTTCACGTATACGACTTCGGAATTTTTTTGCATGGATGATTTTGGGTATAGTAGTAATGGTGCTACCGCTATCCTTTGCGGGCGCTTCAGAAAATGTCATGGATGTTGCAGTGCAAATTTCGGTGTTTTTTGTATTTCCACTACTATGGTTATATTTAAAAACACGAAAAAATAATGTTATATTTACTAGCTTCTTTGATAAACCATCACGGTTAAACTGGAAGATAATCATAGTTGCAACCGCAATGGGAATGATTTTTGCATTCGGTGTATCTTTTATTCAATTTTACATATTAGCACATCTTGTTCCAGATTTCTTAATGGGTGTATTAAGTGATGATAGTGTAATTGATATGAGTAGCACATATACAAAAATCTTTAGCTTTATTTCAGCATGTATTTTTGCACCTATTATGGAGGAAGTTATCTTTCGAGGTTTCTTTTTACAGCGTATGACGTTTAAGTGGGGGATAAAACGTGCTGTAATTGTGTCCTCTCTTATTTTTGGTTTAGGACATTTTGATGTAGTCGGTGCTTTTGTATTTGGTGTTGTCATGTGTCTTCTTTACATAAAAACGAAAAATATATGGACGAATATTGCTGTTCATGCGTTGAATAATTGTATAGCAACTACCATCCAATTAACGAGTGGTGAAGGAACAGATGATGTCATTTCGATTGCTGAATTACAAGGACAAAGTAATTTATGGATTGGACTCGTTGTAATTCTGATCAGTTTATTATGGTTGGCACCTTTTATTCGTAAAAATTGGCGAACTGTAAAAGAAGTGGGGGTACCACCTCTTCGTTTTATCAATGAAGATAAGGCAGTTGTATCATTACAACAAAATAAAATGTATAGTCAAGTCATTTTAACGGATCAACTTATGGCTGTAGAGTTGCCAGATGAGGCTGTGAATCAGTTGAGATTAGAAGAGAATGATTATGTAACGGTTGTAGTAGAGAATGAAAAAATTATTATAACAAAGGCAGAACACTGA
- a CDS encoding CaiB/BaiF CoA transferase family protein, with protein MEGALQGITIIDLSRVLAGPFCTMILGDLGAEVIKVENIGNGDDTRGWGPPFVEGESAYFLCANRNKESLTLNLKSEMGKDILKKLVSHADIVVQNFKPGTLERMGLGYDVLQEVKGDIILASISGFGQKGPASHLPGYDYMIQAMSGLMSITGGKDEEPAKVGVAISDVLTGLFTCIGILAALQHRNRTGEGQEIDISLFDSQLAALVNVASNYLCTGELPERLGNQHPNIVPYQVFEAEDGDLVVAVGNDEQFHKFCLLLGRQDLSSLERYKTNASRLQHKDELVNMIAIEMKKKKKEEWKQLLDEAGIPNGPILNVKEALETEQAVARDMTVHMKHPTIENLKLVGSPLKLSRTPVQMQKYPPLHGEHTEKILRKLGYSQEIITRMTKNQWI; from the coding sequence TTGGAGGGAGCACTACAAGGGATTACAATTATTGATTTATCTCGGGTTCTTGCCGGTCCTTTTTGTACAATGATTCTCGGTGATTTAGGAGCTGAGGTAATTAAAGTTGAGAATATAGGAAATGGTGATGATACAAGAGGATGGGGACCGCCTTTTGTAGAAGGAGAAAGTGCTTATTTTCTTTGTGCGAATCGCAATAAAGAGTCGCTTACATTAAATTTAAAATCAGAAATGGGAAAGGATATTTTGAAAAAGCTTGTTTCTCATGCTGATATCGTTGTGCAAAATTTCAAGCCTGGGACACTTGAAAGAATGGGACTTGGTTATGATGTGTTACAAGAAGTGAAGGGAGACATTATTCTAGCTTCTATTAGTGGGTTTGGTCAAAAGGGTCCTGCTTCACATCTTCCTGGCTATGATTATATGATTCAAGCAATGAGTGGGCTTATGAGTATAACAGGAGGAAAGGATGAAGAGCCTGCAAAAGTAGGGGTTGCAATTTCAGATGTGCTCACAGGTCTTTTTACGTGTATCGGGATTTTAGCGGCTCTGCAGCACCGAAATAGAACGGGAGAAGGGCAAGAAATTGATATTTCTTTATTTGATTCCCAATTAGCAGCATTAGTAAATGTAGCGAGCAATTATTTATGTACAGGTGAATTACCAGAGAGACTTGGCAATCAGCATCCGAATATTGTTCCGTATCAAGTATTTGAAGCGGAGGATGGTGATCTTGTTGTTGCGGTCGGAAACGATGAGCAGTTTCATAAGTTTTGTTTGTTGCTAGGTAGACAAGATTTATCCAGCTTAGAACGTTATAAAACAAATGCAAGTCGCCTTCAGCATAAAGATGAGCTCGTCAATATGATTGCTATTGAAATGAAGAAGAAAAAGAAAGAGGAATGGAAACAACTTTTGGATGAAGCAGGAATTCCAAATGGACCAATTCTTAATGTGAAAGAAGCGCTAGAAACAGAGCAAGCCGTGGCGAGAGATATGACGGTTCATATGAAACATCCAACAATTGAAAATCTTAAACTTGTAGGTTCACCATTAAAGCTTTCAAGGACACCAGTACAGATGCAAAAATATCCACCACTCCACGGGGAACATACAGAAAAGATTTTGCGAAAATTAGGGTATTCTCAGGAAATCATTACGAGAATGACAAAAAATCAATGGATATAA
- a CDS encoding putrescine aminotransferase — protein sequence MGTNVKSKSNEQDVKNTSVNDYITKVLQLIEKEKVSAEEANWIQKETVDGFREHVNPGFLAYRKTVTKDGQFAAVEWSDEGSCFMDINGKKYIDCLGGFGIYNVGHRNPKVVKAVTDQLKRQALHSQDLLDPLRAILAKILADITPGDLKYAFFTNSGTESVEAALKLAKMYSERTTFISTTRAFHGKSLGSLSGTAKGMFRKPFLPLIPGFRHVPFGDIDMMRKTFETCALVGEDVAAVILEPIQGEGGIILPPENYLKQVRELCDEFGSLLIFDEVQTGMGRTGKMFAAELYDVVPDIICLAKAFGGGVMPAGAIVAKEKVFKSWFENPFMHTTTFGGNPLACAAAIATIHVLLEDKLPERAAEVGEYFLKGLKKAAEGHEDKVFEIRGQGLMIGIEFHKDEIGYEVSKAMFDQGILVAGTLINSKTIRIEPSLTISYEEVDTVINAFKSVLAQVKVQ from the coding sequence ATGGGAACAAATGTGAAAAGTAAATCTAATGAACAAGATGTGAAGAATACGAGTGTAAATGATTATATTACAAAAGTACTGCAACTAATTGAAAAAGAGAAAGTTTCTGCAGAAGAGGCGAACTGGATCCAAAAAGAAACAGTAGATGGATTTAGAGAACACGTAAATCCTGGCTTCCTCGCATATAGAAAAACAGTAACAAAAGATGGGCAATTTGCAGCAGTAGAATGGTCTGATGAAGGATCTTGCTTCATGGATATCAATGGAAAAAAATATATTGATTGTTTAGGTGGATTCGGGATTTATAATGTTGGACACCGTAATCCGAAAGTTGTAAAAGCTGTAACGGATCAATTAAAGCGTCAAGCATTGCATAGTCAGGATTTACTAGATCCACTTCGTGCGATTCTTGCAAAAATTTTAGCGGATATTACACCTGGTGATTTGAAATATGCTTTCTTTACAAATAGTGGGACGGAAAGTGTGGAGGCAGCATTAAAACTAGCAAAAATGTACAGTGAACGAACAACTTTTATTTCCACAACACGTGCTTTCCACGGTAAGAGTCTTGGTTCTTTATCTGGAACAGCAAAAGGAATGTTCCGTAAACCATTCTTACCATTAATTCCAGGCTTCCGTCACGTCCCATTTGGTGATATTGATATGATGAGAAAAACATTTGAAACATGCGCTTTAGTTGGAGAAGATGTTGCAGCTGTTATTTTAGAACCAATTCAAGGAGAGGGCGGTATTATTTTACCTCCAGAAAATTATTTGAAACAAGTGAGAGAGCTTTGTGATGAATTCGGATCACTACTTATTTTTGATGAAGTACAAACAGGAATGGGACGCACTGGGAAAATGTTTGCTGCAGAATTATATGATGTTGTACCGGATATTATTTGTCTTGCAAAGGCATTTGGCGGGGGCGTAATGCCAGCGGGTGCAATTGTTGCTAAAGAAAAAGTATTCAAAAGCTGGTTTGAAAATCCATTCATGCATACAACAACGTTTGGTGGAAATCCACTTGCATGTGCTGCTGCAATTGCAACAATCCATGTATTATTGGAAGATAAATTACCAGAACGAGCTGCGGAAGTTGGGGAGTATTTCTTAAAAGGGTTGAAAAAGGCAGCGGAAGGACATGAAGACAAAGTATTTGAAATCCGTGGCCAAGGTTTAATGATTGGGATTGAATTCCATAAGGATGAAATTGGTTATGAAGTATCGAAGGCGATGTTTGATCAAGGAATTCTTGTTGCAGGAACGTTAATTAATTCGAAAACAATTCGTATTGAGCCATCGCTTACAATTAGTTATGAAGAAGTAGATACAGTAATCAATGCATTTAAATCAGTGTTGGCACAAGTAAAAGTACAATAA
- a CDS encoding alanine/glycine:cation symporter family protein: MDFFENVITPIHKFITTTNEYLWGYILITLLITVGCYFTIRAGFVQFRQIREMIRLLGDGASPSTRKAQKEKHGVSSFQAFCMSTASRVGTGNLAGVAIAISTGGPGAVFWMWLIAMIGGASAFVESTLAQIYKIKDGKTFRGGPAYYMEKGLNKRWMGMIFSVLITVSFGLVFNAVQANTVTSAFDGAFHIDPKIVGVSLAALLSVIIFGGVKRIARVVEMIVPVMAIIYVAVALFVVVTNITLIPEMIKEILAHAFGIKEIAGGSFGAAVLLGVKRGLFSNEAGMGSAPNAAATANVTHPVKQGFIQTLGVFTDTLLICSCTAFIILLSDVHTGTDLNGIQLTQEALKAHIGPWAPIFVAVAIFLFAFSSLIGNYYYGETNIEFLKGSKTTLMIYRIAVIGMVFLGSVATIQVVWDLADLFMGVMAIFNLVTIIFLSKYAFAALKDYMKQKEAGKDPVFYADSIPGLENTECWDREKTEEKVG; this comes from the coding sequence ATGGATTTTTTTGAAAATGTCATTACTCCGATTCATAAGTTTATTACAACAACAAACGAATATTTATGGGGTTATATTTTAATTACATTGTTAATCACTGTAGGTTGTTATTTTACAATAAGAGCTGGATTTGTTCAATTCCGTCAAATTCGTGAAATGATCCGTTTGCTAGGCGATGGCGCAAGCCCTTCTACACGTAAAGCACAAAAAGAAAAGCATGGTGTTTCTTCATTCCAAGCGTTTTGCATGAGTACAGCATCACGTGTTGGAACAGGTAACTTAGCTGGTGTAGCAATTGCTATTTCTACGGGTGGACCAGGTGCTGTCTTTTGGATGTGGCTTATCGCTATGATTGGCGGCGCATCTGCTTTCGTTGAAAGTACACTTGCACAAATTTATAAAATTAAAGACGGTAAAACATTCCGTGGTGGACCAGCATACTACATGGAAAAAGGTTTAAACAAACGCTGGATGGGTATGATTTTCTCCGTTTTAATCACAGTTAGTTTCGGTTTAGTCTTTAACGCTGTACAAGCAAATACCGTAACATCTGCATTCGATGGTGCTTTTCATATCGATCCAAAAATAGTTGGAGTTTCATTAGCTGCTCTATTATCTGTTATTATTTTTGGTGGCGTAAAACGAATCGCACGTGTTGTAGAAATGATTGTACCAGTTATGGCAATCATTTATGTTGCAGTTGCACTATTTGTTGTCGTGACAAATATTACATTGATTCCAGAAATGATAAAAGAAATTTTAGCACACGCATTTGGCATAAAAGAAATCGCGGGCGGTAGCTTTGGTGCAGCTGTTTTACTTGGTGTCAAACGTGGTTTATTCTCCAATGAAGCTGGTATGGGTAGTGCACCAAACGCAGCTGCGACTGCTAATGTAACACACCCTGTTAAACAAGGTTTTATTCAAACACTTGGTGTCTTTACAGATACATTATTAATATGCAGTTGTACTGCTTTTATTATCCTTTTATCAGACGTTCATACTGGAACAGATTTAAACGGTATTCAGTTAACACAAGAAGCGTTAAAAGCACATATTGGTCCTTGGGCTCCAATCTTTGTCGCTGTAGCAATTTTCTTGTTTGCTTTCAGTTCTCTAATCGGAAATTACTATTATGGTGAGACAAATATCGAGTTCTTAAAAGGAAGCAAAACAACACTTATGATTTACCGCATCGCTGTAATTGGTATGGTATTCCTAGGTTCTGTTGCAACCATTCAAGTTGTTTGGGATTTAGCCGACCTATTTATGGGCGTTATGGCAATCTTCAACTTAGTTACAATCATATTCTTAAGCAAATACGCATTTGCAGCATTAAAAGATTATATGAAGCAAAAAGAGGCTGGAAAAGATCCTGTCTTCTACGCCGACAGCATTCCTGGTTTAGAAAATACAGAATGCTGGGATCGTGAAAAAACAGAAGAAAAAGTTGGTTAA
- a CDS encoding GntR family transcriptional regulator, whose amino-acid sequence MKIEFSPNIPIYIQMMEYIKKEIVTGHLLPGDKIPSVRELASELQVNPNTIQRTFQELEREGIVVTRRGMGRYVTSEGEKIMELRKDMAKELLHSFINGMDNLGFTEEEILSILRSSLEEKREES is encoded by the coding sequence ATGAAAATTGAGTTTTCTCCTAACATACCGATTTATATTCAGATGATGGAATACATAAAAAAGGAAATTGTAACAGGTCATTTATTACCTGGTGACAAAATTCCCTCTGTACGTGAATTAGCGAGTGAGTTACAAGTCAATCCAAATACAATTCAGCGTACATTTCAAGAACTAGAGAGAGAAGGTATCGTTGTAACACGCAGAGGGATGGGGAGATATGTAACGAGCGAAGGGGAGAAAATTATGGAGCTGCGCAAAGATATGGCAAAAGAGTTGCTTCATTCTTTTATAAACGGAATGGACAATTTAGGTTTTACAGAAGAGGAAATTCTCTCAATCCTTCGTTCCTCATTGGAAGAGAAAAGGGAGGAGAGCTGA
- a CDS encoding ABC transporter ATP-binding protein, which produces MTELLKIENLWKRYGLKAVIRELNIEITEGKIVGLVGDNGSGKTTLLKMISGLQHPSEGNITIASEKVGLETKKIVSFMPDRPVFDEWMTVKEALFFYRDFYQDFDIQKAVDTIAEFKIPLEEKITVLSKGMVEKLQLILTFSRKAKLYILDEPLGGIDPVSREHVLELILQFYREDCTIIISTHLIGEIENIFDEVIFLKDGEIVLHENVEELRFQRGKAVNELFKEVFRK; this is translated from the coding sequence ATGACAGAGCTATTAAAAATAGAGAACTTATGGAAGCGATATGGTTTAAAAGCAGTGATTCGTGAGCTAAACATAGAGATTACAGAAGGAAAAATCGTTGGTCTTGTTGGAGATAACGGTAGTGGAAAAACAACATTATTGAAAATGATCTCAGGTTTGCAGCACCCTTCGGAAGGAAATATCACAATAGCAAGTGAGAAAGTAGGTTTAGAAACAAAAAAGATTGTTTCATTTATGCCTGATAGACCAGTATTTGATGAATGGATGACTGTAAAAGAGGCTTTATTTTTCTATAGAGACTTTTATCAAGATTTTGATATTCAAAAGGCGGTTGATACGATAGCTGAATTTAAAATACCGCTAGAAGAAAAAATTACAGTACTGTCAAAAGGAATGGTTGAAAAGCTACAGCTGATTTTAACATTTTCGAGAAAAGCAAAACTTTATATATTAGATGAACCACTTGGTGGAATCGACCCTGTTTCACGGGAGCATGTGCTAGAACTTATATTACAATTTTATCGTGAAGATTGTACTATCATCATTTCGACCCATTTAATTGGCGAAATTGAAAACATTTTTGATGAGGTTATCTTTTTGAAGGATGGTGAGATTGTACTGCATGAGAATGTAGAAGAGCTTCGTTTTCAGAGGGGAAAAGCTGTAAATGAGTTGTTTAAGGAGGTGTTCAGGAAATGA
- a CDS encoding Lrp/AsnC family transcriptional regulator has translation MQLDRVDRKILNELYNDSRLSMRELSKRVNLSAPSTAERVRKLENEGVIQKYTIDIDYKKAGLVLDCILEITLKNGDTTRMQQFIQSYPSASFCYRVTGSLCYIVKISVPSLVELEEFINDVSSYATTVSHIVLSEVSLTPDIEHIFPEEQN, from the coding sequence ATGCAATTAGATCGTGTAGATCGTAAAATTTTAAATGAATTATATAATGATAGTCGCCTCTCTATGCGAGAATTATCAAAACGCGTAAACTTATCCGCGCCTTCTACTGCAGAACGTGTTCGTAAGTTAGAAAATGAAGGAGTCATTCAAAAATATACAATTGATATTGATTATAAAAAAGCCGGGCTCGTCTTAGATTGTATTTTAGAAATCACCTTAAAAAATGGTGATACAACGCGCATGCAACAATTTATTCAATCGTATCCATCGGCAAGCTTTTGCTATCGCGTAACTGGAAGTCTTTGTTATATCGTTAAAATTTCTGTTCCTTCATTAGTTGAACTTGAAGAGTTTATTAATGATGTTTCTTCATATGCAACAACTGTTTCTCATATCGTATTATCGGAAGTATCCCTTACTCCTGATATCGAACATATTTTTCCAGAAGAACAAAATTAA
- a CDS encoding ABC transporter ATP-binding protein: MGNVVVKLENVHKKIGKNEIIRGLSFEVREGEVYGFLGPNGSGKTTTIRMMTGLISMTKGDITICGHSIQTEREKALEQIGAIVENPELYDYMTGMQNLKHFANMAVKPISKERITEIVKLVELEHAIHKKVKTYSLGMKQRLGIAQALLHNPKILILDEPTNGLDPAGIRQIRDYLQRLAKEENIAVIVSSHLLSEIELMCDRVVIIKQGQFVQEYNLHEQAKHGETVVVAFEVDQIQKANEIIKGKAQGSVVETSVAKEKIPQIVKQLVHADVLVYGVTVQNKTLEDEFLAITGGVRA; encoded by the coding sequence TTGGGAAACGTAGTAGTGAAATTAGAAAACGTCCATAAAAAAATAGGGAAAAATGAAATTATTCGTGGTCTTTCATTTGAGGTTCGTGAAGGGGAAGTATATGGATTTCTTGGACCGAATGGAAGCGGGAAAACGACGACAATTCGGATGATGACTGGTCTGATTTCAATGACAAAAGGCGATATTACAATTTGTGGTCATAGCATTCAGACAGAACGTGAGAAGGCGTTAGAACAAATTGGGGCGATTGTCGAGAATCCGGAACTCTATGACTATATGACAGGAATGCAAAATTTAAAGCATTTTGCAAATATGGCAGTTAAGCCGATTAGTAAAGAACGAATTACTGAAATTGTAAAACTTGTAGAATTAGAACACGCTATCCATAAGAAAGTGAAAACATATTCACTTGGAATGAAACAACGTCTGGGGATTGCGCAAGCACTTTTACATAATCCGAAAATTTTAATTTTAGATGAACCGACGAACGGATTAGATCCGGCTGGTATTCGTCAAATTCGTGATTATTTACAACGATTAGCGAAAGAGGAAAATATCGCTGTCATCGTATCGAGTCATTTATTGAGTGAAATTGAATTGATGTGCGATCGTGTTGTTATTATTAAGCAAGGACAGTTTGTGCAAGAGTATAACTTACATGAGCAAGCAAAGCATGGTGAAACGGTTGTAGTGGCATTTGAGGTAGATCAAATTCAGAAAGCGAATGAAATTATTAAAGGTAAGGCACAGGGGAGCGTAGTTGAGACATCTGTAGCGAAAGAAAAGATTCCGCAAATTGTAAAACAACTTGTGCATGCTGATGTACTTGTATATGGCGTTACAGTACAAAATAAAACGTTAGAAGATGAGTTCTTAGCGATTACAGGGGGAGTGAGAGCGTAA
- a CDS encoding ABC transporter permease, whose product MFKLIQNELLKLHAKKGMYILIGVIAALEILGVLAILKWGEAKDFNGTYLDFTKSDISLVILFATIFGITIASRTITEEFQKGTIKQLLIRPRKRIMILFSKYISVLLTMLFVVFAGMLIAMIIGAIAMDGGKTDLTLSILLKSISYQLLAPFFFATLAFFLANVFRKSVLPLIITLFLFFLQGPIKMALMMFGKGTVKFVVFFHLNLSMYDSNKLISGGAEPPFTEFNFTTSLLLVLAYFVVLLVASSTLFQKRDVL is encoded by the coding sequence ATGTTTAAATTAATTCAAAATGAATTGCTAAAATTACATGCAAAAAAAGGTATGTATATTTTAATAGGTGTAATTGCTGCATTAGAAATTTTAGGTGTCCTCGCAATATTAAAATGGGGTGAAGCTAAAGATTTTAATGGAACATATTTAGATTTTACGAAGTCAGATATTAGTTTAGTTATTTTATTTGCAACAATTTTCGGTATTACGATTGCTTCTCGTACGATTACAGAGGAGTTTCAAAAAGGAACGATTAAGCAATTATTAATTCGTCCGAGAAAAAGAATTATGATTTTATTTTCTAAATACATTTCTGTATTACTAACAATGCTATTTGTTGTCTTTGCTGGTATGTTAATTGCAATGATTATCGGTGCAATTGCAATGGACGGAGGGAAAACAGATTTAACGTTAAGCATATTGCTTAAATCAATCTCATATCAACTTCTTGCACCGTTCTTCTTTGCAACACTTGCCTTTTTCTTGGCAAATGTATTTAGAAAATCTGTGTTGCCATTAATTATTACATTGTTCCTATTTTTCCTACAAGGGCCAATTAAGATGGCACTTATGATGTTTGGAAAAGGTACTGTGAAATTTGTTGTGTTTTTCCATTTGAACTTAAGTATGTACGACAGCAACAAATTAATTAGTGGCGGCGCTGAACCACCATTTACAGAATTTAATTTCACAACATCTTTACTGCTAGTACTTGCTTATTTTGTAGTATTACTCGTTGCATCAAGTACATTATTCCAAAAGCGTGATGTACTATAA
- a CDS encoding acyl-CoA dehydrogenase family protein encodes MNFSLTEEQQSVRKVVRFFVDNEIIPYIKEWDEKGHFEQKILKRLAELQFMGVCIPEQYGGVGMDYNTLAIVCEELERGDTAFRTAVSVHTGLNSMTLLQWGTEEQKQKYLVSQAKGEKIGAFGLTEPNAGSDVVAMQTTAVKQGDHYVLNGSKTWISLCDVADHFLIFAKTNPELKHRGISCFIVERTFPGVSTKAIKGKLGIRAGNTGEVFLDEVKVPAENLLGEEGEGFKIAMASLDNGRFTVAAGACGLIQASLEASVKYCEERKTFGKEIGKHQLVQQMIAKMSANLEISRLLVYKAGWLKNEGKRNTRETSLAKWIACDAAFEAANDAVQVHGAYGYSNEFPVERYLRNAKAPVIYEGTREIHTIMQAEYALGYRSDKELRNMLPKWPFEESEAEMVTK; translated from the coding sequence ATGAATTTTTCGTTAACAGAAGAACAACAAAGTGTTAGAAAAGTAGTGAGGTTCTTTGTAGATAATGAAATTATTCCATATATTAAAGAATGGGATGAAAAAGGACATTTTGAACAAAAAATCTTGAAGCGTTTAGCAGAACTGCAATTTATGGGCGTTTGTATCCCAGAACAATATGGCGGCGTGGGTATGGATTATAATACGCTGGCTATTGTTTGTGAAGAATTAGAACGCGGTGACACAGCTTTCCGTACAGCTGTATCTGTACATACAGGTCTAAATAGTATGACACTTCTGCAATGGGGAACAGAAGAACAAAAACAAAAGTACCTTGTTTCACAAGCGAAAGGTGAAAAAATTGGGGCTTTCGGTTTAACAGAACCAAATGCAGGGTCAGATGTCGTTGCGATGCAAACAACAGCAGTGAAACAAGGTGATCACTATGTATTAAATGGATCTAAAACATGGATTTCGTTATGTGATGTTGCAGATCACTTCTTAATATTTGCGAAAACAAATCCAGAATTAAAGCACCGAGGTATTTCTTGTTTTATCGTAGAACGAACATTTCCAGGAGTATCGACAAAAGCGATAAAAGGAAAGCTTGGCATTCGAGCTGGCAACACAGGTGAAGTATTTTTAGATGAAGTAAAAGTACCAGCGGAAAACCTTCTTGGAGAAGAAGGTGAAGGGTTTAAAATTGCAATGGCTTCATTAGATAATGGACGTTTCACAGTAGCAGCAGGTGCGTGCGGACTGATTCAAGCAAGTTTGGAGGCAAGTGTAAAGTATTGTGAAGAGAGAAAAACATTTGGGAAAGAAATTGGGAAACATCAGCTTGTGCAGCAAATGATTGCGAAAATGTCTGCAAACCTTGAAATATCACGTTTATTGGTTTATAAAGCTGGGTGGTTAAAAAATGAAGGGAAACGTAATACACGTGAAACTTCTTTAGCAAAATGGATCGCTTGTGACGCTGCATTTGAAGCGGCAAATGATGCAGTGCAGGTGCACGGGGCATATGGATATTCAAATGAATTTCCAGTAGAACGATATTTGCGAAATGCAAAAGCTCCAGTTATTTACGAAGGAACACGTGAGATTCATACCATTATGCAGGCAGAATACGCACTGGGTTATCGCTCTGATAAGGAACTCCGTAATATGTTACCGAAGTGGCCTTTTGAAGAAAGTGAAGCAGAAATGGTAACGAAATAA